The sequence atgacttaatttcttttttagaacAGAAACGTTATACTGGAATATATCATAATACTGGAATTCATTCTAATGAAGCCATGTGACAGTAAAATAGCATAATGAGATatgaatgatttaaaataattattaaaaatgattataataagCTGAAAATTTGATTATGTTGCATAATGGATTCTGTTTCACAtactattctttaaaaaacagaagACCGTGTGCAAAAAGCAACATACTAGTATTGCTTTGTGTACAGCTAGGCAGCCTCATGTTTACAGAGAGCTTTTGCTCCATCTGTCGGTGTTTTTTGGTAGTGAGTGTAtgtgagagagaaacagagaagcGATGAGGTAACGGACGGTCTGTATCATTACCTTGACATCAGCTTTGAAGGCTTGATAATTTTGAACATCTTTAATAACGCGGAAAGATTTAGTCTTCTACCAGGTAGGACTGTATGACTGTATCAGTGTGTTGTTGTGTGTTTAACGTACTTAAGTTCTTTACTATAACAAGCGATCATGTTCATTTCTTCTCGGTGTGTaacgttatttatttttctatttgccTCTTCACCAAGTTTATTTGGTGCTGATTATTAAGCTGAATCTTGATATCGGGGTCATTTAAAACCATTTCTCCAAGTCTTTTAGCACTTAGGCTGCAGCGGCCTGCAATGCATGAAAACCAATAGAGATTGATAAGTTAGACGTTGGATGAGTTAAAACTTCATTAAACTAAGTTAAATGCAATGTCTTGAGTACTAATTGCaatataattatgttttaagCATGTAATGTTAAATGACAGTGATCTTAGCTCTCTGTGGACTATATTTCATTATGTCAGGCGATGGTTTGTTTTGTTAGCAAACAGCTAACTGTATCTTGATGCGCTGGGATCTTGAAACAGCCTAGTTTGCACTGTATTTGTGTGGTACTCGAACGAATATAAGTAAAATACTTTtgtacatgtccaaaaacataAGTACTTGTTTGTATTATAAGCAtattttatatcacataatATCTCTCACAGCTGACGGAGAAACGACAGTTCTTCGCTTCAGACCAGAGGACCAAAGCAGCACCATGAACTGTGAGATTGATGGTAAATATCACCCACAGTTTGGtatgttgtatatttttatacatatattatattttaaatacgaGTTTCCTCCGTTTAAATCGCTTTGGAacgattttaaatgtatatgtgtgtctTTTTAGGAGATATGGAGAATCAAGTTGAGCAGGAGGAGAAGACGAGACTTATAAACCAAGTGTTGGAGCTTCAGCACACACTTGAAGGTTTAAAAGTCTTtcaacatacattttttaaagaactacTGGTTaactgttgctgttttgttttataactGAATATACACCCCTcatgtttctgtttttcctCTAGCCGTTCTCCTCTGATACACTCAGGCACTAAATGGCTGCCGGAAAAAGCTAAGTGATGCGCTCTAATGTGTTTTGTCTGTTTCCATTAGATCTCTCTGCGCGTGTGGACGCAGTGAAAGAGGAGAACCTTAAGCTCAAATCGGAGAACCAGGTTCTCGGGCAGTACATAGAGAACCTCATGTCCGCCTCCAGTGTGTTTCAGACCACCGACACTAAAAGCAAACGGAAATAAGTGAACGTGTGGATCGCATAATCCGTCATGTCCTCCTTCCGGCATTCAAGCTACTAGCCCATACATATAAGCcgctgtttgttttgtatttattttgttgtatagAATTTCCTGATGCATCTACACGCATGGTTTGGGTAATACTTGAATGGACTCTCAGCCGCTGCCTCTCCCTGTCAGCTAACTGTGTTACAAGATATAAAAGGATGCATGATGCAGTTTGTGATCAGATACTTACAGTACCACTCCTGTAATTCATTTAGCAAGTACATAACCAATCTCAGACCCTCTCGACCTTTTTAAATACAAGACAGCCAACGTCTGGTTTGGAAGAGgtcttttaaaaatacttttttggcCTTCCAAGATTAACTTTTACAGTACAGACTGAACAAAGATATGTTCCCTTGAAAGTGCATGACATCTCATAACCCATAACTAAAGTGCATGATCTAAAAGGTTAAGGATGGATCTAAATTAGCACACTTGGCATGTGACTTTTCTAGTTTGAACCAAGTTTATTGCCAGTTATCTCAACAAAGGTTGCTCAGCTGGTGCAGAAAGTATGCCGTTTCTGTAATTTACTGACCCATTGGTTTAAATGAAGTACTTCCTCGGTATGTTACACTATAAGAGGCCTTTGATTCACCGAATGacatttactcactttcataCTTGGATTTATCTTAAAAGGTCTGACTTGTGCACAAACCCGACATCTCTTGAGCAGGATCAATAGATTGAAACCTGCTCGTAGTGTAAACCGCAGCATTGTGTTGGAGAGTTTGCTGTTCATGGTCGTGTCCTTTGGATTGAGGGACTTAAAATGGatgaaataaatggattttagcTTTTACTGCTTTCAATGACTGAAGTGAGGTTGGGTCTGCTGAGTGATATTGATCTGATTGCTCCAAAGCGTCTGCTTGAGCGGCATTTATGAGGACGGATGCTCTGCTCTTCGCTCGGAGTTTGCTGATGTGAAATTTCACTTACTATGAATTATTGACATGACACTGAAGCATCTGCCACTACATACCCAAgctgtttaatattatttttgtgaaacttTTCATTCATGTAATTTATGTTCGCGAGCACCCGATGTAAAGTACTGCCTGTTCTCaaagtgtacattttattttgttacaattaTGCCTTTAATAAAATACTTTGCCTTTGCACAAACAAGTCAACAGTGCACAGAAATttatagtaaatatttatttccaagagcaatgaacagtttgcaaacatgtaaacaaaagGCTCTTCTTGTAAGGCTGAACACATAACctaaaaaaagcagaaaaacaaaactgttcatCACTTGAAAAACAACCTGTCTGCTTTCAAAGCTGAATGGTTTCATACACGGTGATCAGTTTTCAGTGTGCTTATGTTTGGGTCTGCAGTTAGAGAGTGTCAGTGATGATGCTGAGCTGAGATCAGCTTTGACTGTGCGTAACGACTTTCTTTGATGCCAAAAAGCAATACTGATTTGCATTCCTAGCACTTTACTGACCTAGATGTTCGTTGAAGACAGCTCCTGGTCTCCTGGAGCTCTTTTCCAGAGCCTGCTAACAGTGGTAATGACAGTAgaatgtgagattaaaaagtcctATGTCTAAACTCAACTGCATCATATTTCAAACAagatacaaacaataaatacgaTCAGAGCGATTTGATCATGTTAAAATGCTCAtaacttaaaaacaaagaacTGAACCCTTTTTAATAACTTAAACTGAAAAGTTGATCATAAACTAGTTTATCTTTCTAAAATATCCATTTTACATTTCCCTTCACAGTATTCTTACTATTCAGGAAACACCGGCTCAGTACGACTCTTTgaatactattttaaaaatgaaaaagtaggAAAAACATGGAGCTAAAACTCAGCAGGTCTGACTTTTGTATCTAAATCCCAACGGTAACCGATAAGAACTAAGCGGAAGACTGAAAGAGGGAGGCGAGGTTCGTCGGATGAAGGATGACCTCTTCAGGAAAGCGGCTAGGTTTGCCGTTTTTTGCATGCTGAAGGGCATAATGCCGAAAGCATGCAGCAAAAAGAGGCAAAGGAACGAGAGAAGGGAGGAAGAAACGTAGGGAGAATGTGGGTTTTCAGTCCTTCCGTACTCTTCGCTTTCTCACAGCTTTAGGTTCTTCTCCTGTGCTCTGAATTCCTTCGTCGGCGTCCTTCATCTGCAAAGACCCAAAACTGTCAGTCTAACAACAATCAGTGGATTTAGATAATCAGTACAAATGGAAATCTCAGTCGAGATTCAAAAACATGGCACAATCACACTGTttctttaaaggggacatcagatgcaaattcacttttacatggtgtttgcatgtaaatgtgtgttagcagtgtgtggacacaaccactctacaatgataaaaatccgttcattccttttttctttaattccacaaaaacctaaacagtctctatcaagccattttgattttctgagcagtgtgATGTCATATTGTTCGGGCCCGGCCTACGACTGCTGACAGATTGTCCCGTATTTGCACATTTACGctctcagccagttgtacgctgtcctCTATTTTCTCCacactcgagcagctgtagcgaaCAACAATGTCTCATAAGCAATACAGGTGTTCTTTGATAGTAATGTGCCACCAAAGAGACAAataagagaagagaggggcggggtgagcagtagctcattatcatttaaagagccatgcacCGAAATGGGTCACTGAACAGAGCGGTTCTTAACAAGGTAATTTACTTATTAGTGTgtaatatgttacatttttttaaacaaattttgagTTGTAAAAATTGTTCAGAATTctcttttgctttagaccatttacaaatgttaaatcttaaaataaaatgttaaggttatcacttcatttttcagagaaaaaaaatgcagcgatggatatatcatttatttatagttatttttaaagcttcaatgtactgtcattataaaaggacttcattattgtttatttaatttcaacaaataggttcttgttaaaaactaaccaaaataccaaaaaaactatactacaaatacataatATACTGGTACCAGCATCGGCTATTAGCCAAAATAAGTTGAAAAATATTGGCATATCGGATATCATCAAAAacccaatatcgtgcatccctagaattttgcagacatttcatgaagaccctaaaaaaGTCATactaacttgtggaaaataggtaTTCGATGCCCCCTTTAAAATAGAGTCAAACACTGTGACCATTCTTTATATTTCAAACAGGTTATTTCTAACTGTATTAGCACTTATTTCAGATGTACGCACTcataaatgtcacataaaaacactatgattgatcatttttgatcatttttccAAACTGTCTTTGTCATTTCCATGATAAGAAAACTGACGCAATTGTGGAATCCATTCTTAAAAAATGTAGTATACAGTATAATGCTCAGTGTCACagaatttgttatattttggatgaataaatcacagATGATTCTGTGTGAATATTTAAGTGCATAAAGactgatataaaaatcaaatatgaaGACCTTTTTAAAAGACACTATTACAAAAATTTCGTTTAATCTTTAAAATCgaatctagaaaaattaaaacagaatttgggaaattaataaaacaaatataaaaaattaaaaataaat comes from Labeo rohita strain BAU-BD-2019 unplaced genomic scaffold, IGBB_LRoh.1.0 scaffold_119, whole genome shotgun sequence and encodes:
- the scoca gene encoding short coiled-coil protein A isoform X2; this encodes MDGDVDEDDGTFTNISLADDSADGETTVLRFRPEDQSSTMNCEIDGDMENQVEQEEKTRLINQVLELQHTLEDLSARVDAVKEENLKLKSENQVLGQYIENLMSASSVFQTTDTKSKRK
- the scoca gene encoding short coiled-coil protein A isoform X3, which translates into the protein MNCEIDGKYHPQFGDMENQVEQEEKTRLINQVLELQHTLEDLSARVDAVKEENLKLKSENQVLGQYIENLMSASSVFQTTDTKSKRK
- the scoca gene encoding short coiled-coil protein A isoform X1, which gives rise to MDGDVDEDDGTFTNISLADDSADGETTVLRFRPEDQSSTMNCEIDGKYHPQFGDMENQVEQEEKTRLINQVLELQHTLEDLSARVDAVKEENLKLKSENQVLGQYIENLMSASSVFQTTDTKSKRK
- the scoca gene encoding short coiled-coil protein A isoform X4 gives rise to the protein MNCEIDGDMENQVEQEEKTRLINQVLELQHTLEDLSARVDAVKEENLKLKSENQVLGQYIENLMSASSVFQTTDTKSKRK